A portion of the Candidatus Hydrogenedentota bacterium genome contains these proteins:
- a CDS encoding alginate export family protein, whose translation MANRRLFIAGVLMLCMVLPAVAELSQVEVGGQLRIRGNYISNMIAMPAPLVHYGPLSTLRRPIGGPFAPVVGSIVDWDNSGNDYSAVEQRTRLHVKASFTEDVTAFIELDSYDIWGEDFRSNYLTGADGRANTGDDVELFQAYIDAKNLWGTPLSLRVGRQELAFGSQWLVGTRDFAFLITGISFDALRLTYTGESFSVDAWAAKLQETIGDFGEDDVDFYGVYASCTAVEGHTFDAYWMLLNDDTVAKADTHLNTVGVRGAGHFGALDYDAEVAYQFGSADAYGFLAGDRSADFDNFGAKLDVGYAIDTVWTPRVFVSGRYYGGEDNRDISFVDWVNPWYRPNASVNFNRLFSNEIAAGFVDLLNDLSNAWFGRVGVMFAPFEKVRSILAVTYFESLEEFDRPVMPVFTWWTRSNDKDLGWELTFFHEYHYSEDLVFEFGWDHLFTGDGLAQGNYSAWNGTILNGGSDDDDADYVYAGCRINF comes from the coding sequence ATGGCCAACAGACGTCTGTTCATTGCGGGGGTGCTCATGCTGTGCATGGTGCTCCCGGCGGTCGCCGAACTGAGCCAGGTGGAAGTCGGCGGCCAGTTGCGCATCCGGGGCAACTACATCAGCAACATGATCGCGATGCCCGCGCCCCTGGTGCATTACGGTCCCCTGAGCACGCTGCGCCGCCCGATCGGGGGCCCCTTCGCGCCGGTCGTGGGGAGCATCGTGGACTGGGACAATTCGGGGAACGACTACTCGGCGGTGGAGCAGCGCACCCGGCTGCATGTGAAGGCGAGCTTCACGGAGGATGTGACGGCCTTCATCGAGCTGGACAGCTATGACATTTGGGGCGAGGATTTCCGCTCGAACTACCTGACCGGCGCCGACGGGCGCGCCAACACCGGCGACGATGTGGAGCTTTTCCAGGCGTACATTGACGCGAAGAACCTTTGGGGCACGCCCCTGAGCCTGCGCGTGGGCCGCCAGGAGCTGGCTTTCGGCAGCCAGTGGCTTGTGGGCACCCGCGACTTCGCGTTCCTCATCACGGGCATCTCCTTTGACGCGCTGCGCCTGACCTACACGGGCGAGTCGTTCAGCGTGGACGCCTGGGCCGCGAAGCTCCAGGAGACCATTGGCGACTTCGGCGAGGACGACGTGGATTTCTACGGCGTGTACGCCTCCTGCACGGCGGTCGAGGGCCACACCTTTGACGCCTACTGGATGCTGCTGAACGACGACACCGTGGCAAAGGCCGACACGCACCTGAACACGGTGGGCGTGCGCGGCGCGGGTCACTTCGGCGCGCTGGACTATGACGCGGAGGTGGCGTACCAGTTCGGTTCGGCGGACGCCTACGGGTTCCTTGCGGGCGACCGCAGCGCGGACTTTGACAATTTTGGCGCGAAGCTGGACGTGGGCTACGCGATAGACACCGTGTGGACGCCGCGCGTCTTCGTGTCGGGCCGGTATTATGGCGGCGAGGACAACCGCGACATCAGCTTCGTTGACTGGGTGAACCCCTGGTACCGCCCGAACGCGAGCGTGAACTTCAACCGCCTCTTCTCGAACGAGATCGCGGCGGGGTTCGTTGATCTGCTGAACGACCTGAGCAACGCGTGGTTCGGGCGCGTGGGCGTGATGTTCGCCCCCTTCGAGAAGGTCCGCTCGATCCTTGCGGTGACCTATTTCGAGTCGCTGGAGGAGTTTGACCGGCCCGTGATGCCCGTGTTCACCTGGTGGACGCGGTCCAACGACAAGGACCTCGGCTGGGAGCTGACCTTCTTCCACGAGTACCACTACAGCGAGGACCTAGTCTTCGAGTTCGGGTGGGACCACCTGTTCACGGGTGACGGCCTGGCGCAGGGCAACTACTCCGCCTGGAACGGCACCATCCTGAACGGCGGCTCGGACGACGACGACGCCGACTATGTGTACGCGGGCTGCCGCATCAATTTCTGA
- a CDS encoding dephospho-CoA kinase, translated as MKLYGLTGGIGSGKSEAARLFREQGIPVLDADQIGHAALLPGGAARDAVAREFGPSVLDAEGQIDRATLAERVFADPAARARLNALTHPAIFAEIARQAGEWAGRGVPAGLVEAALLGEDGKVPPTLSGLVLVSAPAEVRLARLTTLRGMDREDALRRIASQRDPEEKRSIARWVLDNSGDVAALREQVVRVAGELSQSAE; from the coding sequence ATGAAACTTTACGGTCTCACGGGGGGCATCGGCAGCGGCAAGTCCGAGGCGGCGCGCCTGTTCCGGGAACAGGGCATTCCGGTGCTGGACGCGGACCAGATTGGCCACGCGGCGCTGCTTCCGGGCGGCGCGGCGCGGGACGCGGTGGCGCGGGAGTTCGGCCCGTCGGTGCTGGACGCGGAGGGGCAGATAGACCGGGCGACGCTGGCGGAACGGGTCTTCGCCGACCCCGCCGCGCGGGCGCGCCTGAACGCCCTGACCCATCCGGCCATTTTTGCGGAAATCGCGCGCCAGGCCGGGGAATGGGCCGGACGGGGCGTCCCGGCGGGCCTGGTGGAGGCCGCGCTTTTGGGTGAGGACGGAAAGGTCCCCCCCACGCTGTCCGGGCTGGTGCTGGTGTCCGCCCCGGCGGAGGTGCGTCTGGCGCGGCTCACGACGCTGCGGGGCATGGACCGGGAGGACGCCCTGCGCCGGATTGCGTCGCAGCGGGACCCGGAGGAAAAGCGTTCCATCGCCCGGTGGGTGCTGGACAACAGCGGGGACGTGGCGGCGCTGCGGGAGCAGGTGGTCCGCGTGGCGGGGGAACTGAGTCAGTCCGCCGAGTAG
- a CDS encoding peptidoglycan DD-metalloendopeptidase family protein: MLIPHGRGGTRTLTVCNLHFWSLAAVLVALSFTASFFYQRNAELSQRAELLRQANRALEIENARVQNIPAAPAGPTRDEIRQVETRLRAEYEASISAITAELSDLYDMETKARNITGLAPRTPQPAAAPSVAVSGKGGGPGGIGLAMADPKTERFQPPCVIYGMARPSADLIVQEIRLRTQSLGDLVTDMGAHLDRIERMPAGWPVARGQGRITSTFGHRLDPFTRRVSRHNAIDISARHGAPIVATAKGVVREAEYANYFGNMVVIDHGNGVRTLYAHLSAIGVKPGQTVARGEVIGRLGSTGRSTGPHVHYEVHVNGRPVNPAQYLSK, from the coding sequence ATGCTGATCCCGCACGGTCGGGGCGGCACCCGCACGCTGACGGTGTGCAACCTCCATTTTTGGAGCCTGGCCGCCGTGCTCGTGGCCCTCAGTTTCACCGCCTCCTTCTTTTACCAGCGAAACGCCGAATTGTCACAGCGCGCCGAACTGTTGCGCCAGGCAAACCGGGCCCTCGAAATCGAGAACGCGCGGGTCCAGAACATCCCCGCCGCGCCCGCCGGCCCCACCCGCGATGAAATCCGGCAGGTCGAGACCCGTCTCCGCGCCGAGTATGAGGCCAGCATTTCGGCCATCACCGCCGAACTCAGCGACCTCTACGACATGGAGACCAAGGCCCGAAACATCACCGGACTCGCGCCGCGCACGCCCCAGCCCGCGGCGGCCCCCTCGGTCGCGGTCTCCGGCAAGGGCGGCGGACCCGGCGGCATCGGCCTCGCCATGGCCGACCCCAAAACCGAGCGGTTCCAGCCCCCCTGCGTCATCTACGGCATGGCCCGGCCCTCCGCCGACCTCATCGTCCAGGAAATCCGCCTGCGCACCCAGAGCCTCGGCGACCTGGTCACCGACATGGGCGCCCACCTGGACCGCATCGAGCGCATGCCCGCCGGCTGGCCCGTCGCGCGCGGCCAGGGCCGCATCACCTCCACCTTCGGCCACCGCCTCGACCCCTTCACGCGCCGCGTGAGCCGCCACAACGCCATAGACATCTCCGCGAGGCACGGCGCCCCCATCGTGGCCACCGCCAAAGGCGTCGTGCGCGAGGCGGAGTACGCAAACTACTTCGGCAACATGGTCGTCATAGACCATGGCAACGGCGTCCGCACCCTCTACGCCCACCTCTCCGCCATCGGCGTGAAACCCGGCCAGACCGTGGCCCGGGGCGAGGTCATCGGCCGCCTCGGCAGCACCGGACGCAGCACGGGACCGCACGTCCATTACGAGGTCCATGTCAACGGCCGCCCGGTGAACCCGGCGCAATACCTCTCGAAGTGA
- a CDS encoding polymer-forming cytoskeletal protein, protein MLDPRKPKTPYNENRVVTVLGPGTVVSGGVRSKGTVRVEAFVEGDVSSEDCVVLLDSGRVKGNVSAGRVIVGGEIHGNVTAAERIEITQTGRVTGDLCAPRISIHEGVLFEGRCVMKPAPQNP, encoded by the coding sequence ATGCTTGACCCCCGCAAACCAAAGACCCCCTACAACGAGAACCGCGTGGTGACCGTCCTCGGGCCGGGAACCGTGGTCTCAGGCGGCGTCCGGTCCAAAGGCACCGTCCGCGTCGAGGCTTTTGTCGAGGGGGACGTCTCCAGCGAAGACTGCGTCGTCCTCCTTGATTCCGGACGGGTCAAGGGCAACGTCAGCGCGGGCCGGGTAATTGTCGGCGGGGAAATCCACGGAAACGTCACCGCCGCCGAGCGCATCGAAATCACCCAGACCGGCCGCGTCACCGGCGACCTCTGCGCGCCGCGCATCAGCATCCACGAGGGGGTCCTCTTCGAGGGGCGCTGCGTCATGAAACCCGCCCCCCAAAATCCCTGA
- a CDS encoding VCBS repeat-containing protein, with translation MSAGLLLAALAGWAALLDVHALPYAREDAACFVADANGRGGGDLYVIDGDRITVYPEGTPSGAWSVPLEPGVSAVDVGDLDGDGLPELVAVRGEQILRHPLDPALGGASEVLFTLATRLSAPSPRAFPFVLVVTRDGRPLLALPTEENLELRTAAGVVVESHPIGPDAAQRVSFGQPFTALAVEPPRVGPADSLEIRVSRSQAYIPELPRDLMPVDPVGPLVRSVPGLQSPTVAAGAVETWPWLPLRTGGESPDERVYFAHSPDGDRETLVSVRRAAAPDAGKGRELRLSQPRRYPGFALALGDPAPDFNQDGHTDLVFWNATPPAPTVGAVSRALTGGDWPVRLGAHLFEPVRGRHTVRPAAMLEAGVPVPWLLDAAGGGAAPLRHLMVADFNGDGRADLGFSPAPDAFWVWMVDVTGAAPGAVERFTLPGPAEGLVFRADLDGQGRTTVVLRGEGAFYVLRARMTIDK, from the coding sequence ATGAGCGCCGGACTGCTTCTCGCCGCGCTGGCCGGGTGGGCCGCGCTGCTGGACGTGCACGCGCTGCCGTATGCGCGGGAGGACGCGGCGTGCTTTGTCGCGGACGCGAACGGGCGGGGCGGCGGCGACCTGTATGTGATAGACGGGGACCGCATCACGGTGTATCCCGAGGGCACGCCTTCGGGGGCGTGGTCGGTCCCGCTCGAGCCGGGGGTTTCGGCGGTGGATGTCGGGGACCTGGACGGGGACGGGCTGCCGGAGCTGGTGGCGGTTCGGGGCGAGCAGATACTCCGGCATCCGCTGGACCCGGCGCTCGGGGGCGCGTCGGAGGTGCTGTTCACGCTTGCCACGCGGCTTTCCGCGCCCTCGCCGCGCGCATTCCCGTTTGTGCTGGTGGTGACGCGTGACGGGCGTCCGCTGCTGGCCCTGCCGACGGAGGAGAACCTGGAACTGCGCACGGCGGCCGGGGTTGTGGTGGAAAGCCACCCCATCGGCCCGGACGCGGCGCAACGGGTCAGTTTCGGCCAGCCCTTCACGGCGCTGGCGGTGGAGCCGCCGCGCGTCGGCCCGGCGGACTCCCTTGAAATCCGTGTGAGCCGGAGCCAGGCCTATATTCCGGAGCTTCCCCGCGACCTGATGCCGGTGGACCCCGTCGGGCCGCTGGTGCGGTCCGTGCCCGGCCTTCAAAGCCCAACCGTGGCGGCGGGTGCGGTGGAGACCTGGCCATGGCTGCCGCTGCGCACCGGGGGTGAGTCTCCGGACGAGCGGGTCTATTTCGCCCACTCGCCGGACGGGGACCGGGAGACGCTGGTGAGCGTGCGCCGGGCGGCGGCGCCGGACGCGGGCAAGGGCCGGGAACTGCGCCTGTCCCAGCCGCGCCGGTATCCCGGCTTCGCCCTGGCCCTGGGCGACCCCGCGCCGGATTTCAACCAGGACGGGCACACGGACCTGGTTTTTTGGAACGCCACCCCGCCCGCGCCGACTGTGGGGGCCGTGAGCCGGGCACTCACCGGGGGAGACTGGCCGGTGCGGCTGGGGGCGCACCTCTTTGAACCCGTCCGGGGACGGCACACGGTGCGCCCCGCCGCGATGCTGGAGGCGGGCGTGCCCGTGCCGTGGCTGCTTGACGCGGCGGGGGGCGGGGCCGCGCCCCTGCGGCACCTCATGGTGGCCGACTTCAACGGGGACGGGCGCGCGGACCTGGGCTTTTCGCCCGCGCCGGACGCGTTCTGGGTGTGGATGGTGGACGTGACGGGGGCGGCGCCGGGGGCGGTGGAGCGGTTCACGCTGCCGGGGCCGGCGGAGGGGCTGGTGTTCCGGGCGGACCTGGACGGCCAGGGGCGGACGACGGTGGTGCTGCGCGGGGAGGGGGCGTTTTATGTGCTGCGGGCGCGCATGACAATTGACAAGTGA